One region of Syntrophobacter fumaroxidans MPOB genomic DNA includes:
- the creD gene encoding cell envelope integrity protein CreD produces MNPFSLRSSIVSRMLIVAVLGTVLVIPISLVTDLIQDRRHTRAEAVSEVTEKWGRQQTVTGPILTIPVKRKHKLSDGTIKPYIVHAHFLPDSLDCNAELSPSIRYRGIYRVVLYTAGLHLEAAFSAPALSENESADSEILWSDAFLTLGISDLKGIKDIHKAACEDSPLTPEPGLRTKDLLQAGFTFRTPLSPGQSRFRFVLDAGLNGSEELRFVPLGKTTQVRAQSSWADPSFVGDFLPEERNITDSSFKASWKVLHLNRNLSQSWIGPQPNLESSSFGVKLLLQVDEYQKNWRAVRYAIMFVALTFLAFGMIDVLNRSPFHPVHYTLVGLALVLFFVLLLSVSEYRSFNTSYLVASLPNIFLIGAYTRGVTRRWGVTAVIAGVLVALYGFLFVLLQLEDYALLLGSMGLFVSLSLVMFLTRRIDWFGMGSGKAREEDGPGLPELPLG; encoded by the coding sequence ATGAATCCATTCTCCCTCAGGAGTTCCATCGTTTCCCGGATGCTGATCGTGGCGGTGCTGGGAACGGTGCTCGTCATTCCGATCTCTCTTGTCACCGACCTCATCCAGGACCGCCGGCACACGCGCGCCGAGGCCGTCTCCGAAGTCACGGAGAAATGGGGCCGTCAACAAACGGTGACCGGCCCCATTCTCACCATACCTGTGAAGCGCAAGCACAAACTGAGCGACGGCACGATCAAGCCCTACATCGTGCATGCGCATTTCCTGCCGGACAGCCTCGACTGCAACGCGGAACTCTCCCCTTCGATCCGCTACCGAGGCATCTACAGGGTGGTGCTCTACACCGCGGGGCTGCACCTGGAGGCCGCATTTTCCGCTCCGGCGTTGAGCGAGAACGAGTCGGCCGACAGCGAGATCCTGTGGAGTGATGCGTTCCTCACCCTCGGGATTTCGGACCTCAAAGGGATAAAGGACATCCACAAAGCCGCCTGCGAAGACAGCCCCCTCACCCCGGAACCGGGGCTGCGCACCAAAGACCTCCTACAAGCCGGATTCACGTTCCGCACCCCGCTCTCACCGGGACAGTCTCGATTTCGGTTCGTTCTCGATGCCGGCCTCAACGGCAGCGAGGAACTCCGCTTCGTTCCGCTCGGCAAGACCACGCAAGTCCGCGCGCAATCCTCCTGGGCGGATCCAAGCTTCGTGGGGGACTTCCTGCCCGAAGAACGGAATATCACCGACAGTTCCTTCAAAGCGTCCTGGAAAGTGCTCCATCTGAACAGGAACCTGTCGCAATCCTGGATCGGCCCGCAGCCGAACCTGGAAAGCTCGTCGTTCGGCGTGAAGCTCCTGCTCCAGGTGGACGAATACCAGAAGAACTGGCGGGCCGTGCGGTACGCCATCATGTTTGTCGCGCTCACCTTTCTGGCCTTCGGCATGATCGACGTCCTCAACCGGAGCCCTTTTCACCCCGTCCACTACACCCTGGTCGGGCTGGCACTGGTCCTGTTCTTCGTCCTGTTGCTCTCAGTGTCCGAATACCGGTCCTTCAACACGTCATACCTGGTTGCATCCCTGCCGAACATCTTTCTGATCGGTGCCTACACTCGCGGCGTTACCCGCAGATGGGGGGTGACCGCAGTGATTGCCGGCGTTCTGGTCGCACTGTACGGATTTCTTTTCGTGCTGCTGCAACTGGAGGATTACGCCCTGCTTCTCGGCAGCATGGGTCTCTTCGTCAGTCTCTCGCTGGTGATGTTCCTGACGCGCAGGATCGACTGGTTCGGGATGGGATCAGGGAAGGCGCGCGAAGAGGACGGCCCCGGGCTGCCGGAGTTGCCTCTGGGATGA
- the creB gene encoding two-component system response regulator CreB, which produces MKPRVLIVEDEPAIVDNIQYALETEGFATVCLVSGEPVLTFLARDTVDLIILDIGLPDMSGMELCKEIRKSHSTPVIFLTARTDEVDRVVGLEIGADDYVTKPFSPRELSARVRAVLRRTHVRDHCAPTPHVFEVNDSKRRIAYHGRTLDLSRYEYEILKTFIRRPGHIYSRDQLMELVWEQPETSLDRTVDAHIKNIRAKLRVIAPESDPIVTHRGMGYSLRENL; this is translated from the coding sequence ATGAAACCCAGGGTTTTGATCGTCGAGGACGAACCCGCCATCGTGGACAATATCCAGTATGCGCTTGAAACGGAAGGGTTCGCCACGGTCTGCCTTGTCTCGGGAGAACCGGTGCTCACATTTCTCGCCCGGGACACCGTGGACCTCATCATCCTCGATATCGGCCTGCCCGACATGAGCGGCATGGAACTGTGCAAGGAAATCAGGAAGAGTCACTCGACCCCCGTCATCTTTCTCACCGCGCGGACGGATGAAGTCGATCGGGTGGTCGGCCTCGAGATCGGGGCGGATGACTATGTCACCAAGCCCTTCAGCCCGCGCGAACTGTCCGCGAGAGTGCGGGCCGTGCTCCGCCGCACCCATGTCCGGGATCATTGCGCCCCGACGCCTCACGTCTTTGAAGTCAACGATTCGAAACGCCGGATCGCCTACCACGGAAGAACCCTGGACCTGTCCCGTTATGAATACGAAATCCTCAAGACGTTCATCCGGCGCCCGGGACACATCTATTCGCGGGACCAGCTCATGGAGCTCGTCTGGGAACAGCCGGAAACCAGTCTGGACCGAACCGTGGATGCGCACATCAAGAATATCCGCGCCAAACTGAGGGTCATCGCGCCGGAAAGCGACCCCATCGTTACTCATCGGGGAATGGGATACTCACTGAGAGAGAACCTATGA
- the creC gene encoding two-component system sensor histidine kinase CreC, which produces MRLGTRIFIAYFLIFAVCFYYPFDLIARDLRTRYVEAIEDPLVDQANILAGIVGMEMERNRFSAEDLHTAFEHVYGRSLPARIYDLVKTQVDIRVYMTDMSGKITFDSTNRWNTGADYSAWRDVRLTLQGKYGARATRLNPKEPATVVLHVAAPIIVNGQTTGALTVAKPTTNVNSFLKTARPRIIKIGAVALSATIFLSLIVSYVITRPIRRLTQYAVDVREGKRVQLPELGRSELRGLGAAFEMMREALEGRKYVERYVQTLTHEIKAPLSAIRGAAELMEEEMSPDVRARFLSNIRTEANRIQRLVDRMLRLSELENKKFLDRVELVPFSVLIRTTVEEKEPLLSQKHLQVQIGTEDDVRVPGDSFLLRQAASNLIQNAIDFSPAHGRIDITIQADAKALCFTVEDEGPGIPEYAREKVFDKFFSLQRPDTGKKSTGLGLNLVKEVAALHHGDIRLENREGKGLRATLRLPV; this is translated from the coding sequence ATGAGACTGGGTACCCGCATTTTCATCGCTTACTTCCTCATTTTCGCCGTGTGCTTCTACTATCCTTTCGATCTCATCGCCCGGGACCTTCGCACGCGCTACGTCGAAGCAATCGAAGACCCGCTGGTGGACCAGGCGAACATCCTTGCGGGCATTGTCGGCATGGAAATGGAGAGGAACCGGTTCTCGGCCGAAGACCTCCACACGGCCTTCGAACACGTCTACGGGCGGTCCCTTCCGGCCCGCATCTATGACCTCGTCAAAACGCAAGTGGATATCCGTGTGTACATGACTGACATGTCGGGAAAAATCACTTTCGATTCCACCAACCGGTGGAACACGGGCGCGGATTACTCCGCCTGGAGGGACGTCCGTTTGACCCTGCAGGGAAAATACGGGGCGAGGGCTACGCGCCTGAACCCCAAAGAGCCGGCAACGGTGGTCCTCCACGTAGCCGCGCCCATCATCGTCAACGGTCAAACGACGGGAGCCCTGACCGTGGCGAAACCGACCACGAACGTGAACAGCTTCCTGAAAACGGCCAGGCCCCGAATCATCAAGATCGGGGCCGTAGCGCTCAGCGCTACCATTTTCCTCAGCCTCATCGTCTCGTACGTGATCACCAGGCCCATCCGGCGCCTCACTCAATATGCCGTCGACGTGCGCGAAGGCAAACGCGTCCAACTGCCCGAACTGGGACGCAGCGAACTGAGGGGATTGGGAGCGGCCTTCGAAATGATGCGCGAGGCGCTGGAAGGCAGGAAATACGTGGAGCGGTACGTGCAGACCCTGACCCACGAAATCAAGGCGCCTCTGTCCGCCATCCGTGGTGCGGCGGAACTCATGGAAGAGGAGATGTCGCCCGACGTTCGCGCCCGTTTTTTGTCGAATATCCGCACCGAAGCGAACCGCATCCAGCGGCTCGTAGACCGGATGCTCAGACTCTCCGAGCTCGAGAACAAGAAATTCCTGGACCGGGTGGAGCTCGTTCCTTTCAGTGTCCTCATCAGAACAACTGTCGAGGAAAAGGAACCGTTGCTTTCCCAAAAGCACCTCCAGGTACAAATCGGAACGGAAGATGACGTTCGGGTGCCCGGGGATTCCTTTCTCCTCCGCCAGGCCGCTTCGAACCTGATCCAAAACGCCATCGATTTCAGTCCCGCTCATGGGCGGATCGATATCACCATCCAGGCGGACGCCAAGGCATTATGTTTCACGGTCGAGGACGAAGGTCCGGGGATTCCCGAATATGCAAGGGAGAAGGTTTTCGACAAATTCTTTTCGCTGCAGAGGCCCGATACGGGGAAGAAGAGCACGGGGCTGGGACTGAATCTCGTCAAAGAGGTCGCGGCGCTTCACCACGGAGACATCCGCCTCGAAAACCGCGAGGGAAAAGGCCTGCGCGCCACTCTCCGGCTTCCCGTGTGA
- a CDS encoding hybrid sensor histidine kinase/response regulator, which produces MPDDITDWKERCAELETLLGEAREEALYCRKIAEESGRVALREIEQLSKVIAARKKAEDALKESEYKFRSLFNLSPQSVILLNMETEKFIDVNDKFCEITQYVKEELLELTAGDLGLFCDGDRGDLVDELTRGYAFEAAEFKIRAKDGSLIDVMAFARPVRLSGEDLILCILHDMTGQKQLEKQLRYAQKMEAIGTLAGGIAHDFNNLLMAIQGNASLILLNLNTGHPHYEMMKSIEKQVRSGARLTAQLLGYARKGRYEVKPTNLNHLMRETAEAFSRTRKEIRVNLDLAGGLYVVEADQGQIEQVLLNLFVNAADAMPGGGQLHVRTRNTTHEALRGRVYRPRSGNYVLLQCIDSGKGMDKTTQERIFEPFFTTKEMGRGTGLGLASVYGIVKAHNGYIEVESYQGRGTTFSIYLPATGKKILDTGDIEQEIMEGTGTILIVDDEAMVLDVGASLLEALGYNVLQAPGGKEAVDICRDHPGPIDLVVLDLIMPDMGGGEVFDRIKEMRPGLKVLLSSGYNVDGQARRILDRGCDGFIQKPFDINQLSAKIKDILKQR; this is translated from the coding sequence ATGCCTGACGATATCACCGACTGGAAAGAAAGATGCGCGGAGCTGGAAACCCTCCTCGGGGAGGCGCGGGAAGAAGCGTTGTATTGCCGCAAAATCGCTGAAGAATCCGGACGTGTCGCACTGCGTGAAATAGAGCAACTCTCGAAGGTCATCGCCGCCAGGAAAAAGGCCGAGGACGCGCTGAAAGAAAGCGAATACAAGTTCAGAAGCCTTTTCAACCTCTCCCCTCAGTCGGTGATCCTGTTGAACATGGAAACGGAGAAATTCATCGACGTCAACGACAAGTTCTGCGAAATCACCCAGTACGTCAAAGAGGAATTGCTGGAGCTCACAGCCGGCGATTTGGGCCTTTTTTGCGATGGAGATCGCGGTGATCTCGTCGACGAACTGACAAGAGGCTACGCGTTTGAGGCCGCCGAGTTCAAGATCAGGGCCAAGGACGGGTCCCTGATAGACGTCATGGCTTTTGCGCGGCCCGTTCGGCTCAGCGGGGAGGACCTGATCCTGTGCATTCTCCACGATATGACCGGCCAGAAACAGCTCGAAAAGCAGCTCCGGTATGCTCAAAAGATGGAGGCGATCGGCACTCTGGCCGGAGGTATAGCTCATGATTTCAATAACCTGCTCATGGCCATCCAGGGGAACGCATCCCTGATCCTGCTCAATCTCAACACGGGACACCCCCATTACGAAATGATGAAGAGCATCGAGAAGCAGGTCAGGAGCGGAGCGAGACTGACCGCCCAACTCCTGGGCTATGCCAGAAAAGGCAGGTACGAGGTCAAGCCGACCAACCTGAATCATCTGATGCGTGAGACCGCGGAAGCTTTCAGCAGAACACGGAAGGAAATCAGGGTCAATCTGGACCTGGCCGGCGGCCTGTACGTGGTCGAGGCGGACCAGGGACAAATCGAACAGGTCCTGTTGAACCTTTTCGTCAATGCCGCGGACGCCATGCCCGGTGGCGGTCAGCTCCACGTCCGCACAAGGAACACGACGCACGAGGCCCTCCGCGGCAGGGTGTACCGCCCGCGGTCCGGCAATTATGTGCTGTTGCAGTGTATCGACAGCGGGAAGGGCATGGACAAAACCACGCAGGAGCGCATCTTCGAACCTTTCTTCACCACCAAGGAAATGGGGCGAGGAACGGGGCTCGGGCTAGCATCCGTCTACGGAATCGTCAAGGCGCACAACGGGTATATCGAGGTCGAATCCTACCAGGGGCGGGGAACTACGTTCAGCATCTACCTGCCGGCAACCGGCAAGAAAATACTCGATACCGGCGACATCGAGCAGGAAATCATGGAGGGGACCGGGACGATTCTCATCGTCGACGATGAGGCAATGGTCCTCGATGTCGGCGCCAGCCTGCTGGAAGCTCTCGGTTACAACGTGCTTCAGGCCCCGGGGGGGAAAGAGGCCGTCGATATCTGCCGGGATCATCCCGGCCCCATCGACCTGGTCGTGCTGGATCTCATCATGCCCGACATGGGAGGGGGCGAAGTCTTCGACAGAATCAAGGAAATGAGGCCCGGCCTGAAGGTGCTTCTCTCGAGCGGGTACAATGTGGACGGCCAGGCCAGAAGGATTCTCGATCGCGGATGCGACGGGTTCATCCAGAAACCGTTCGACATCAACCAGCTGTCCGCCAAGATCAAGGATATATTGAAGCAGCGATAG
- a CDS encoding FIST signal transduction protein, whose translation MKAGVGYSNGENSYSCGKAAAEGAVQTGGIRRPGLVFAFCHGNHDHRAFLGGLRSVVGDSVPVVGGSSIGVITNNDLSYERFPTGVAVLEAGGINCRVGSAGDVNLDERAAGKKLAERFALIEKDRLFLLFYDSIKAPSDGRGPPLLNASTPLIEGVASGLDSRIPIIGAGLLGDYGFGPTQQFCGSHVSSQSAVGVSLDVDFHVRIMHGCTPLDGVYRSITKMEGSTIYELDGRPIVEVIDELYGNTEWRKSYPVALLTLGQNHGPRFGAYREDRYVNRLITGVLPDGRGVNIFEPDFECGSEIQFMLRDSGKMIKSARKNSSGLMRHITEEAGRKPLFGLYIDCAGRSGGCSNTASEEAAEVQDVFNRYGVPLLGFYSGVEIAPLLRRSRGLDWTGVLLVLTGE comes from the coding sequence ATGAAAGCCGGTGTCGGATACTCCAACGGAGAAAACTCCTATTCCTGCGGGAAGGCAGCGGCGGAAGGGGCCGTACAGACAGGCGGCATCAGGCGCCCCGGGCTGGTTTTCGCCTTTTGCCACGGGAATCACGATCACCGGGCGTTTCTCGGCGGGTTGCGCTCCGTGGTGGGCGATTCCGTGCCCGTTGTGGGTGGATCCTCCATTGGGGTCATCACGAACAACGATCTGTCCTACGAACGCTTTCCGACCGGGGTTGCCGTCCTGGAAGCGGGTGGCATCAACTGCCGGGTTGGATCGGCGGGAGATGTGAACCTGGACGAGAGAGCCGCGGGGAAAAAACTGGCGGAACGGTTCGCACTCATCGAAAAGGACCGCTTATTCCTTTTGTTCTACGATTCCATCAAAGCGCCTTCCGACGGCCGAGGGCCTCCTCTTCTGAATGCCTCGACACCACTCATCGAAGGAGTCGCATCCGGGCTGGACTCGCGAATCCCGATCATCGGCGCGGGTCTCCTCGGAGATTACGGCTTTGGACCCACGCAGCAGTTTTGCGGCTCGCATGTGTCCTCCCAGAGCGCCGTGGGCGTGTCGCTCGACGTCGATTTCCACGTGCGGATCATGCACGGCTGCACGCCCCTCGACGGGGTCTACCGGTCGATAACGAAAATGGAAGGATCGACCATCTATGAACTCGACGGGCGTCCGATTGTCGAGGTCATCGATGAGCTCTACGGAAATACGGAGTGGCGGAAAAGCTACCCGGTGGCCCTGTTGACGCTCGGGCAAAACCACGGCCCGAGATTCGGCGCATACCGGGAAGACCGCTACGTGAACCGTCTCATCACCGGAGTCCTGCCGGACGGCAGGGGGGTAAACATCTTCGAACCGGATTTTGAATGCGGATCGGAGATTCAGTTCATGCTGAGGGACTCGGGGAAGATGATCAAGTCCGCGAGAAAGAATTCATCCGGGCTGATGCGGCATATTACCGAGGAAGCGGGCCGGAAACCCTTGTTTGGACTGTACATCGATTGCGCGGGAAGAAGCGGGGGTTGCTCCAACACGGCCTCGGAAGAGGCGGCCGAAGTTCAGGATGTCTTCAACCGGTATGGGGTGCCTCTGCTGGGATTCTACTCGGGCGTGGAGATTGCCCCGTTGCTGCGAAGAAGCAGAGGGTTGGACTGGACGGGAGTGTTGCTCGTTTTGACCGGGGAATGA
- a CDS encoding CBS domain-containing protein produces MTRSDGTNVLSDIKVREAMRKIPVYLSPDSQIELAVRCAVKFKINAVLIIGQGFEAVGVISKTDLMYAYYAGLPISAPVAVVMRSPPLFCRLDDSLDRALDVMRESKVSRLYVLGNAPGQAVGVLSYPDIVGLLYRYCHKCEFNTLRSKRQDRTSPVPDIFKVCEVMGPVSLSFRAEDSLLTVMEGMSASGEAALILDENGLPVGVVSKTDLILAYRHGVPTTAQARAVMSSPVRSCDKDETLVNAIQKMIFSDLHRFFVCRGNPENIVGVISLADAARVRSGSCRACMPSRITL; encoded by the coding sequence ATGACCAGATCAGACGGCACAAATGTCTTGAGCGACATAAAGGTCCGGGAGGCGATGCGCAAGATCCCCGTCTACCTGTCGCCGGATTCGCAGATCGAACTGGCGGTCCGGTGTGCCGTGAAGTTCAAGATCAATGCCGTGCTCATCATCGGCCAGGGTTTCGAGGCCGTTGGAGTAATATCCAAGACCGACCTGATGTACGCCTACTATGCCGGGCTCCCGATCAGCGCGCCGGTCGCCGTGGTCATGCGCTCCCCGCCGCTGTTCTGCCGGCTCGATGATTCACTGGACCGGGCGCTGGACGTCATGCGGGAGAGCAAGGTGAGCCGTCTCTACGTCCTGGGAAACGCTCCCGGGCAGGCCGTCGGCGTCCTGTCCTATCCGGACATCGTCGGATTGTTGTACCGTTACTGTCACAAATGCGAATTCAACACCCTCAGGTCGAAACGGCAGGACAGGACCAGCCCCGTGCCCGACATATTCAAAGTCTGCGAGGTGATGGGACCGGTCAGTCTTTCCTTTCGGGCTGAAGACAGCCTCCTCACCGTGATGGAAGGGATGTCCGCGAGCGGCGAGGCGGCTCTCATCCTGGATGAAAACGGCCTGCCGGTGGGTGTGGTTTCCAAGACCGACCTCATTCTTGCCTACCGCCACGGCGTTCCGACGACCGCTCAGGCGCGGGCCGTCATGAGTTCCCCGGTGCGGTCCTGCGACAAAGACGAGACGTTGGTCAACGCGATTCAGAAAATGATTTTTTCCGACCTGCATCGATTCTTCGTTTGCAGGGGGAACCCGGAAAACATCGTCGGCGTGATCTCGCTGGCCGATGCCGCCCGCGTCCGTTCGGGTTCCTGCCGCGCCTGTATGCCGAGCAGGATCACGCTCTGA
- a CDS encoding CBS domain-containing protein, with translation METRFRSLLPTMTVAEAVLAFENASRTLGRRVFGMMVIDEDGELVGMISMYDILVLMRPKHIHIWGEMKDIDVTGFIRQNLQRAKQIQVGDLMSTDIITITPETHLLSIVDIMLRKHVRRLPVLDRGKVVGIVHISNVFFYLMEQLLH, from the coding sequence ATGGAGACGCGATTCCGCTCGCTTTTGCCGACGATGACGGTTGCGGAGGCCGTGCTGGCCTTTGAAAACGCGTCCCGGACACTCGGACGCCGAGTGTTCGGGATGATGGTCATCGATGAGGACGGAGAGCTGGTGGGGATGATTTCCATGTATGACATCCTGGTTCTCATGCGTCCAAAGCACATCCACATCTGGGGGGAGATGAAGGATATCGACGTCACCGGGTTCATCCGCCAGAACCTGCAGCGCGCCAAGCAGATCCAGGTCGGAGACTTGATGTCGACCGACATCATCACGATCACTCCTGAAACGCATTTGCTCAGCATCGTGGACATCATGCTGAGGAAGCACGTGCGGCGGCTTCCGGTTCTGGACCGGGGGAAAGTGGTGGGCATCGTCCATATTTCGAACGTTTTCTTCTACCTCATGGAACAACTGCTGCACTGA
- a CDS encoding DNA alkylation repair protein, translating into MDLRSIMEHLGRMGNPEDLDGMERFGIPRAGNLGVRVPELRRLARRIGIDSGLAEALWNLGYRETRLLASMVQDPKTLEEGRLEAWLKDFDSWEITDGTILNCFWKHPAAHRKALEWSRREREFEKRAGFVMMAILAVKDKGLPDFEFNPFLVAVAREAGDERNFVKKAISWALRQIGKRNALLNKAAIGVGEELKKSENRAARWIASDALRELQSTGVRKRVRVWKRV; encoded by the coding sequence ATGGATCTTCGTTCAATCATGGAACACCTGGGCCGGATGGGCAATCCGGAAGACCTGGACGGCATGGAGCGCTTCGGAATTCCTCGCGCCGGCAACCTGGGAGTCCGCGTGCCCGAGCTTCGCCGGCTTGCCCGCCGGATCGGGATCGATTCCGGCTTGGCGGAGGCGTTGTGGAATTTGGGGTACCGCGAGACACGGCTGCTTGCCTCGATGGTCCAGGACCCCAAAACCCTTGAAGAAGGCCGGCTCGAAGCCTGGCTCAAGGATTTCGATTCCTGGGAAATCACCGATGGGACGATTCTGAATTGCTTCTGGAAACACCCGGCGGCTCATCGCAAGGCACTGGAATGGAGCCGGCGTGAACGGGAGTTCGAGAAGCGGGCCGGGTTCGTCATGATGGCGATCCTGGCGGTCAAGGACAAGGGCCTCCCGGATTTCGAATTCAACCCTTTCCTGGTCGCCGTTGCGCGGGAAGCCGGAGACGAGCGCAACTTCGTGAAGAAAGCGATCAGCTGGGCGCTTCGCCAGATCGGCAAGCGCAACGCCCTTCTCAACAAGGCCGCGATCGGAGTGGGAGAGGAACTCAAGAAAAGCGAAAACCGAGCCGCACGATGGATTGCCTCGGATGCCCTCCGGGAGTTGCAGAGCACCGGCGTGCGGAAACGCGTCCGGGTCTGGAAGCGTGTTTGA
- a CDS encoding molecular chaperone DnaJ: MYIRRVKIEKEYHYVLRETVRAHDAWVSRDLMDLGTDPCRHIEYPGGNGFYFNPEVDEALCAKGVEYASEDLEEVFFPFLEPHVRRVVRNFSHPPGRCRGPNAVPGEDLWKYEQELHLFDKRRLHYLRCGRIDIGELEGRSWKFLKVLLGKCRDEIECVIEGMEGRLRPQELGSYVYAAFNLQSHFPGHVLRNIPAGLDPDRIDECLLAEICRLNDDPRYFAGMNGHDGRTLHPFLVKYLILHFDHGYERRSLLDEHMNDFERRRRFARPAPRGAGMALQEAFAVFGITDKEFQAMSRRELVRRYRRHARHRHPDQGGNHEDFLRLTRAYEVLLVRK, from the coding sequence TTGTACATCAGACGCGTTAAGATCGAAAAAGAATACCATTACGTCCTGAGAGAGACGGTACGCGCTCATGATGCCTGGGTGAGCCGCGACCTCATGGACCTGGGGACGGATCCGTGCAGGCACATCGAGTATCCCGGAGGCAACGGTTTTTACTTCAATCCCGAAGTGGATGAAGCCCTCTGCGCAAAAGGGGTCGAATACGCGTCCGAAGACCTCGAGGAAGTGTTTTTTCCTTTTCTGGAACCGCATGTCCGCCGCGTGGTGCGAAACTTCAGCCATCCACCCGGGCGGTGCCGGGGGCCGAATGCGGTTCCGGGGGAAGACCTCTGGAAATACGAGCAGGAGCTTCACCTCTTCGACAAGCGGCGGCTTCACTACCTGCGTTGCGGGCGGATCGACATCGGCGAGTTGGAAGGCCGTTCCTGGAAATTCCTCAAAGTCCTGTTGGGCAAGTGCAGAGATGAGATCGAATGCGTGATCGAGGGGATGGAAGGCCGACTGCGGCCGCAGGAGCTGGGGTCCTATGTCTACGCGGCGTTCAACCTCCAGTCCCATTTCCCCGGGCACGTTTTGAGAAATATCCCGGCGGGCCTCGATCCCGACCGAATCGACGAGTGCCTGCTCGCGGAGATCTGCCGACTCAATGACGATCCGCGGTATTTTGCCGGGATGAACGGCCATGACGGCAGAACCCTCCATCCGTTCCTGGTGAAGTATCTCATCCTGCACTTCGACCACGGATACGAGCGGCGGTCCCTGCTGGATGAGCACATGAACGATTTTGAACGGCGCCGACGGTTTGCCCGTCCTGCGCCCCGAGGGGCCGGGATGGCGTTGCAGGAGGCTTTTGCCGTCTTCGGGATAACGGACAAGGAATTCCAGGCGATGAGCCGAAGGGAACTGGTTCGACGCTACCGGCGTCACGCCAGGCACCGCCATCCCGACCAGGGAGGAAACCACGAGGACTTTCTGCGGCTGACCAGAGCCTACGAGGTCCTCCTGGTCAGGAAGTGA